The sequence below is a genomic window from Glycine max cultivar Williams 82 chromosome 20, Glycine_max_v4.0, whole genome shotgun sequence.
ttctaataaatatattattatttagaaaattaaataatgattgaTTTGAATCAATTTATAAATTCTTAGTTATGTACTACTTATCTATAGACacggagagagaaaaaaatttatgcatTGCATCTCTTCAATactcatacaaaaaaataattatacaaaattatttaaataacatttttgtatcataaaaaaatttagacctTGCAAATGAAAATTATGCAAGATTTTttcattgataaaaatatatctctTTGTGAATATTGGATTGAAatgtaatcataaaaaatatttatttattttaataaagtttaatttcttatgatatttattcacaaaaaacatttaatgaaaaaactattttagaactattttaatttaaaatataattaaccataataaaactaaaaacaaaatttatgaaaatacatGACTTTGTATGTTTTCAGAAATAATTCCAATGAAAGGAAAAGATAACATAatgcaaatatatttgaaattaagttaacatgaaattaatcaattttttaagtatcaatttaaataataacattaatataatatatttttccttcaatttcaaCTGAAATTAGAtgatgttttttaatatttagttttttgtggttgattttttttaaataatgtttaaagcttaaaaagtaaattaaataaaacaagaaatactcaaattataaattatttttgttaaatcatttcatttgtttttttttattttttaccatgaaaaatattatttaactcACATGTAAACAAGTTTTTGTTGCATATGTTATATGTTCTAGcatcttttatctttaatacatctatcaaaattattagttatccttcttaaataaatcatgattttttttttcaactaatattatcaaacataattattatttctaatcATTTGATCTTGtgcttataatatatatatatatatatatatatatatatatatatatatatatatatatatataacttacctatttaattaattaatttaatttagaaatataaaataaaagaagatttCCTCACCTGAACATGTCAATTTACTTGTGGATGAGTCGGTCTTCACACAACATAGGATGCCTACAAGGAACAtgtttaagaagaagaaaaaaaaaatctgtgggtaattctaattttgaaattgaaatttcaatacaataaacagccattaatatttgatttggatttaatttttgaaatacaaTGGAATGAATATCATATTTACATGGATGGTAAATATGGTAAATAAGGATGAAAACTTCTAATTGTATGGTAGATGTGAGATAGTGCTTGGAGAGTTCACttggaaaatttttaaaaagaaagagagtgaAGCTAGAAGGATAATGCAACCCGATCAATACTTACaagcaaaataatattttgtaaagacattttcagacaatttaaatatttttgttcggCTTCATTAGTATAAATCATCTCTAatctatacattttttaatattatgtttttttttcattttcttttgatatactttgtgttttaacgacttgaattcaatatgatttttgtttaacaattttttttagatttatgcattacttatacaaaattttataagtttcgttttttagttagtatttcactaaattttaaaataattaattaatcaaagacgtctttaagcaaacttttaaataggctcttAGGCCAAGCCAGACTTTATGTAAGCCTTTTAATTATGtctttaacttaaaattaatgaaaatcacATTAAAAAACATAGTTTGTTTTGGcgtaaattatttatgaaaatcaaGTTAACATTTTAAGATTTttgatttagtttgatttttacgATTTAAAAATTCtggtaataaaaattaaaaaatacttaaaaaaaattgttattaattagatagaacttgaataataaaatcaatggTATAAATTGACAATAAAAGTTTCAATAATTAaacttaaagtaaaataataattgttttcaagttgtataataataaatattcaacTTGCAAAAATTAGACATAATACTGGCTTTCAAGGTATAATtattgaactaaaaaaatagtaaaacaatATTCAAAATACTTTCTTTCAATcatgaaaatttagaaaatagatATCCAACAATAAgatattaattacaataataatttataggGATGTTCGGAATGGGACATGATTTAATTCAGTTTgaaaagttaattataaattaattaaaatcattatttattaaaaaacaataaaaatgattaataattctAATTTTCACAGCATGCTCCTTCTCTTTTCCACAAACACATCTCGCCCACCTCTCTTGTGCACACCCACAACTCCACCAACCACATCACCATATTATTACATTAGGTTTAAtagtcttttattaaaaaatttaatgattaataaattttatttaatttataattcatttaatgtctctaataatcacaattattagGTTAATTTATCTGGAGACCAAAATCAACAatctataaaattagaagaccaaatgttacaattaaaaatcaagtggatcaaaatcatgaatttaaaaaattagaagaaccaaaattacaatttagtctttagttttcatatttcaattaaaaaaacctATATTTAAATGTGATTTcataagtaattattataaaaaattatcgtatataataatataattagacaaacttgtaaaaaaatattaatattaaattctatttttcatatgattgtaaataacaataaatacaagttacaaaaaatagcattaaaaatatttgctaCTAATTAATAGTAGTTGAATACTAATccttttttcaaatataaaaaaaatactgaattGACTTGTTTAATATAGCACATCTTTTTCATGTAATTAATATTGCAATGAAGTATTGTACCATTGCTTAATAAAGActagtttccttttaaaaatattaaataattttttattgtatgaTACAAAACTTactaattaaaagtttaataaatttataagaatgTTTGTTACTCCACACACATCAGTGATGGTAACAATGTTGACCAATAATATGGTGGTCTATTCAAATATCTTGCTGCTACTCACTTTCAcgataaacttaaaaaaagtctttaatttatttcttttctttatgttgGATGAGGTGAGAAAGTAAGAAAATTGGTCAAAAAACATTGATGGTTGAATGTTGACCGCTAGCATGCGAATTGAGATTATTGTACCCAGTTTATCACTCTCAGGTGATCATACAAATCTGTTCCTACATAGATATTATAGATTGGGGATAGTGAAGAAGGAAGGCCATGTGAGTAGTCCTAGTGTGgtttattatgattttaatttaaatttaatcaaaatcagATTAAAAACATTAAGTGTAGCATAGTTTGTTTcaacttaaattatttatgaaaaattaaattaattttttattatttgattcagTTTGTTATGATTTAAAAACTCcggtaataaatattaaaaattatttaaaaaatttgttaataattaaacagAACTtggataataaaattaatgtataaatagaaaacaaaagtttCAATCATTAaacttaaaagtaaaatgataattatttttaacttttataatagcaaacattcaatttaaaaatagaattaacacATAATACTTATTTCAAGTTGCAATTATcgaacttaaaaaataataaaataatattcataatactttcttcatgaaaattgaaaaagtaaataCCCAACAACAAAATATTCACGATGCAATTTGATTTAGTTCTATTCTTGTGTGTGAAACTTGACAATCAAATCGTGTGTCAGACTGAAAATCAATCTCTgcagtttgaataaaaaaatcaaatcaataacCACAAGTTTTTAtgcgatattttttttttggaactaTTCTTTGATTTTACACTTAATGTGTTTTGATTTTAAACATGTCTACTCGTACGTGCTTATTCACATGGTCAGTTCTTCACACCGCCACGTCATTCACATTCGCACCACTAAAAAACAGCCAAAATTACTTACCTTGAACCcaaggaaataataataaagatagaaataaagatccaaaatcaaattcatcaaTTGATAGATAACTTTAACTGCCGCTAAAAGTCAAGATAATATGGTTTCATAAAAGTGGATTGTATAATACGATTCCTCAATCCACTTAATTGTGCCATACATATGCCTCTTGGGGTGACCAAGGCCATAGCATtatcctaaaattattattcttcttgtctttaaatataagattatgtttagttttatttatattttttatataattcttcTTAAGTTACCTTTTAGcgttaattaaaattcaaatatatacaaCAAAACAAATTCCAAGacgagagaaagaagaaaaggttGAAAGTTAAAACTCAAAAAAGGATTCCCCATTCCCACATGCGTTAGAGtgtcttttattattatgcagaattatatttaatattaaaattcaattaaatggTCTTTGcaataaatgaaaaagtgaaaagcaattaattaattgaattgaattaaataatatgcTTAGATTTTGGTGTGTCTAGAAGACTAGAAAATTGGTTTTTGAGTTTGACTTTGTcgttatctctctctctcactctagGAATGGCACAAGAGCCAAAGCCTCAAATAAATAAACGGGCAACCTCATTTGCATGCTTCGTTATTCTCTatatttctctccctctttctcttcACACTCTGGCTTTCATTCATTTGCATTGCGAGAAAACGAAAAACTCTGAAAACCGCAACAAACTCACACTCACTCACAAGAGAGTAACAAccaaacaaacaacaaatctCTCATCATGgcagttgaggctcctccgcaCAACATGAATCTCTTCCCCTCGCAGTTACTAACCGCCAGGTaacacaatcaatcaacaaaaaaccatttcccctttttctttcttcgttTTAAGTTTTCAACATTTCTCGAACCGTTTAATCTGAAAATCCGTTTCAACAGAGAAATGATGAAACCGAATCTTGGCTTCTACACCGCACAGCAAACGGAAGCTGCTGCTACGCCTCTTCTTCAGTCAACGGCGTTACCTTTTCTCCACCAATCCGATAGTGGCCTCACCTGCCACGTCACCACCACCGCTCCGACGAGAAAACGCTCCAGAGACTCCATCACCACTGTACCAAACGCGCTTCTACCACTTCCGCAGAAGAACAaactatcatcatcatcatcatcatcaccaccacCGTCCATTCTCGATCAAGAGCTTCTCTTCCATTTCCAGAACCAGCAATCCGAGATCGACCGCTTCATCGTACAACACGTAAGTTTGTTccaaacctaaaaaaaaaaataaaaaaaaatgtgtgatttaaaattaaaatatttttgttcatttttttagaCGGAGAAAGTGAGAATGGAGATGGCGGAGCAGCGAGTGAGGCAATCGAGAATGTTGATAACGGCGATTCAAGAAGCCGTGGCGAAGAAACTGAAGGAGAAAGACGAAGAGATTCAGCGCGTGGGGAAGTTGAATTGGGTTCTGCAAGAACGAGTGAAGAGCATCTGCGTGGAGAATCAGATTTGGAAAGAACTAGCGCAAACAAACGAAGCCACCGCGAATAATCTTCGGAACAATCTAGAACAAGTTCTGGCGCACGTTAGCGAAGATCACCATAACCACAACCACCACGCCGTCGAAGCGGCGGAATCGAGTTGCgcgagcaacaacaacaacaaccaccaccaccaccgcgAGGAGGAGGAGGTTTGCGGCGGATACGAGCGAAACGACGGCGTTTTGGGGAAGAGGATGTGCAATCAGTGTGGGGTAAGAGAATCGATAGTGCTGTTGTTGCCATGTAGGCATCTGTGTTTGTGCACAATGTGTGGGTCCACCGTACACAATTGCCCTCTTTGTCAATCTGGCATTAATGCCAGTGTTCATGTTAATTACTCTTAGGAGgagttttttttctccttcttcttttcttttcttaacgtTTTCCATATACTACTACTCCATTTTACACCACCGGAAAAAAATAGTTACAgtttactttcttttttgtccGAAGGACAGTGTAAGGAGGACAAAGAAATAGTAGAATGTAGAATTCTTTTGTTGAtacagattttttttctctctctctcgatctCTTTGGTTTTGTTCATGTATAGTAATTCTTTAGTTGCTGCCTTGctggatttttttgtttttgttttgatatcTAGAGTTGCTGGAATTTGTTATTGCTTGAATCAGTGTAAGGAAAAATGATTCATGGTGATGGTGTTGGAAATTAGGATAcctattgattttttattggaATA
It includes:
- the LOC100791833 gene encoding BOI-related E3 ubiquitin-protein ligase 1, which produces MAVEAPPHNMNLFPSQLLTAREMMKPNLGFYTAQQTEAAATPLLQSTALPFLHQSDSGLTCHVTTTAPTRKRSRDSITTVPNALLPLPQKNKLSSSSSSSPPPSILDQELLFHFQNQQSEIDRFIVQHTEKVRMEMAEQRVRQSRMLITAIQEAVAKKLKEKDEEIQRVGKLNWVLQERVKSICVENQIWKELAQTNEATANNLRNNLEQVLAHVSEDHHNHNHHAVEAAESSCASNNNNNHHHHREEEEVCGGYERNDGVLGKRMCNQCGVRESIVLLLPCRHLCLCTMCGSTVHNCPLCQSGINASVHVNYS